In a genomic window of Feifania hominis:
- a CDS encoding sugar phosphate isomerase/epimerase family protein has protein sequence MYTVYEPKFYSFNGDYFTYAKLAADAGIEAIGVPSALLDQENRALELARLVWELGLRWGIMFTPVDFYAADVDDTLFERGIETLKRQAQTAAKMGVRYAYNHIWSSNPERSFERNFDWHVRRIRRVGRIFEDNGIRYGLEFLGPRDVLHRYEHPFVHSIAGVCALADAAELKAAFLFDTYHWYCEGARLDDLYFALAHTDRMVGLHVNDAAAGRKPEEQLDMERAMPMTTGLIDAGKIYQLFGSHGYEGPAACEPLHPSMEHFQEIGAQATAQEIARAYQMLASR, from the coding sequence ATGTACACGGTATACGAGCCCAAATTCTACAGTTTCAACGGAGACTATTTCACCTACGCAAAGCTCGCCGCCGACGCCGGCATCGAGGCAATCGGCGTGCCAAGCGCTCTTCTTGACCAGGAAAACCGGGCGCTTGAGCTCGCCCGGCTCGTATGGGAACTCGGGCTTCGATGGGGAATCATGTTCACACCCGTCGACTTCTATGCGGCCGATGTGGACGACACGCTCTTCGAGCGTGGAATCGAAACCCTCAAGCGCCAGGCACAGACCGCGGCGAAAATGGGCGTCCGCTACGCGTACAACCACATCTGGTCATCGAATCCCGAACGCTCCTTTGAGCGGAATTTTGACTGGCATGTCCGCCGCATTCGCCGGGTCGGCCGCATCTTTGAGGACAACGGCATTCGCTATGGGCTCGAGTTTCTCGGCCCGCGCGACGTACTTCACCGCTATGAGCACCCATTTGTGCACTCGATTGCGGGAGTCTGCGCGCTCGCCGACGCGGCGGAGCTCAAGGCCGCGTTTCTCTTTGACACCTATCACTGGTACTGTGAGGGCGCGCGGCTGGACGATCTCTATTTCGCCCTCGCGCACACCGACCGTATGGTCGGGCTGCACGTCAACGACGCCGCGGCCGGCCGCAAACCCGAGGAACAGCTCGACATGGAGCGCGCCATGCCCATGACGACCGGTCTCATTGACGCTGGAAAAATCTATCAGCTCTTCGGCTCGCACGGCTATGAGGGCCCCGCGGCCTGCGAGCCTCTGCACCCGTCTATGGAACATTTTCAGGAAATCGGTGCGCAGGCAACGGCGCAGGAAATTGCCCGCGCCTATCAGATGCTCGCGTCGCGCTGA
- a CDS encoding helix-turn-helix domain-containing protein, whose protein sequence is MKDVLKEITRLRLERGWTEYELAKRSGLSQSTISTWYRKDQIPTIQSLEKICNGFGLTLSQFFAENQDAVSLTSEQKDMLDNWSALSAAQKRIIKDLLKNLDTTAAPIHSK, encoded by the coding sequence ATGAAAGATGTTCTCAAAGAAATCACAAGATTAAGATTGGAGCGCGGTTGGACAGAATACGAGTTGGCCAAACGTTCGGGGCTGTCCCAGTCAACCATATCCACGTGGTATCGAAAGGACCAGATTCCAACCATTCAATCTCTTGAGAAAATCTGCAATGGCTTTGGTCTCACGCTATCCCAGTTTTTTGCAGAAAATCAGGATGCCGTGTCACTTACCAGTGAACAAAAAGACATGTTGGACAACTGGTCGGCGTTGAGCGCGGCGCAAAAGCGGATCATCAAGGATCTGCTGAAGAATCTCGATACCACGGCAGCCCCCATTCATTCAAAATAA
- a CDS encoding ABC transporter permease: protein METSTLSRRKTGVGLLEFAMNNKALLIAVVLVVIASILSPNFFTTRNIFNILRQISASVVLGAGFTLVLASGNLDLSVGLMLGMIGIIMAKLDTQLHVPFPAMIVICVVVGVICGAINGSIISWFKLPAFVVTLATGQIFKGINYVVSNTSAISGLTGGFEKVGQGYIGPVPIPVYIMLAVSLAVGIVFYKTAFGRRILAVGGNPDAARVSGLNLSALRIGVYAIMGACVAIASLIVTSRALSAQPAAGQGMEMDAIAAVVIGGTPIGGGFGKPEGTIFGCIIIGLINNILNLMSVDTNWQLLFKGVIILLAVLMDYSSEKVLAKLRNRV from the coding sequence ATGGAGACATCCACGCTTTCACGCAGGAAAACGGGCGTTGGCCTGCTTGAATTTGCCATGAACAACAAGGCGCTTTTGATCGCCGTTGTCCTGGTTGTCATTGCAAGCATTCTCTCACCGAATTTTTTCACCACCCGCAACATCTTCAACATTCTGCGCCAGATTTCCGCGTCGGTGGTGCTGGGAGCGGGATTCACGCTGGTGTTGGCGTCGGGAAACCTCGATTTGTCGGTCGGTCTGATGCTGGGCATGATCGGCATCATCATGGCGAAGCTCGACACACAGCTGCATGTTCCCTTTCCGGCGATGATTGTAATCTGTGTAGTGGTCGGGGTGATCTGCGGCGCAATCAACGGCTCGATCATCTCATGGTTCAAGCTGCCCGCCTTTGTCGTCACGCTGGCGACTGGCCAGATTTTCAAGGGTATCAACTATGTGGTGAGCAACACCTCGGCGATCTCAGGGCTCACCGGCGGCTTTGAAAAGGTCGGCCAGGGATACATCGGCCCGGTGCCGATCCCGGTCTACATCATGCTGGCGGTGTCGCTGGCAGTCGGAATTGTCTTCTACAAGACGGCCTTTGGCCGCCGCATTCTCGCAGTGGGCGGAAATCCGGACGCCGCAAGAGTCTCGGGACTCAATCTGTCGGCGCTGCGCATCGGGGTGTACGCGATCATGGGCGCCTGTGTGGCCATTGCATCGCTGATTGTGACATCCCGCGCGCTCTCGGCACAGCCGGCGGCGGGCCAGGGCATGGAAATGGACGCCATCGCGGCAGTCGTCATCGGGGGCACGCCGATCGGCGGCGGCTTCGGTAAGCCTGAGGGAACCATTTTCGGCTGCATCATCATCGGTCTTATCAACAACATTCTCAATCTGATGAGCGTCGACACCAACTGGCAGCTGCTCTTCAAGGGCGTTATCATTCTTCTCGCCGTTCTCATGGACTACTCCAGTGAGAAAGTGCTGGCAAAGCTGAGAAACAGAGTGTAA
- a CDS encoding sulfite exporter TauE/SafE family protein, whose protein sequence is MDNPIFQALLGAATGVVSGMGIGGGSLLIILLSSFFGYDQLKAQGINLLYFLPTAVVALIVHLKNKTIDIKTVLWCGICGAAVAAAVSFFVKDMDSGIVKKCFAGLIFLVGLYELFTKTEQ, encoded by the coding sequence TTGGATAACCCGATTTTTCAGGCTCTGCTCGGCGCGGCGACCGGTGTTGTCAGCGGTATGGGCATCGGCGGCGGCAGTCTGCTGATCATTCTGCTGTCCTCTTTTTTCGGCTATGACCAGCTCAAGGCGCAGGGAATCAACCTGCTCTATTTTTTGCCCACGGCCGTCGTGGCTCTCATCGTCCATCTCAAAAACAAAACCATTGACATCAAGACTGTGCTCTGGTGCGGCATCTGCGGCGCGGCGGTCGCGGCGGCCGTGAGCTTCTTTGTCAAAGACATGGACAGCGGCATTGTGAAAAAGTGCTTCGCGGGCCTGATTTTTCTCGTGGGGCTCTACGAGCTCTTCACGAAAACGGAGCAGTAG
- a CDS encoding sugar-binding transcriptional regulator encodes MGEAEIRDQRRQQMITVAKMYYRDKLPQDEIAKRLNMSRSNISRILSKSLEDGIVEISINDSVTKHPEIAGRLCQAYHLKDVVIASSHSDMERTTRNVGERLAAYLVSVLKNGMLVGVTSGRISYYAMRGIHNTRGLHVDCVQLMGGTSNHFTVEDSQSIAVSFSNRFNGNAYILPAPLMVKTKQLKQLFLQEPLCMEVFQKYSDLSIALLEISPLRARLSSELREPWLSYADSLQLGDLAAVSSVCGRYFDLQGMPCNAGINDRVIAMDLDLLENVPITVGTAAGLDMLEPTLSILRSGLINVLVVDEVLACGLEETSKNERS; translated from the coding sequence ATGGGTGAAGCGGAAATCCGCGATCAGCGCAGGCAGCAGATGATTACCGTCGCCAAAATGTACTACCGTGACAAGCTGCCGCAGGATGAAATTGCAAAAAGACTGAATATGAGCCGCTCCAACATCTCCCGCATTCTCTCAAAGAGCCTTGAAGACGGTATCGTCGAGATTTCCATCAACGACTCTGTGACCAAGCACCCGGAAATAGCAGGCCGCCTCTGTCAGGCCTACCACCTCAAGGACGTCGTCATCGCCTCCTCCCATTCCGATATGGAGCGCACCACAAGAAACGTCGGCGAGAGGCTTGCCGCCTACCTTGTCAGCGTGCTGAAAAACGGGATGCTCGTCGGCGTTACAAGCGGCCGGATCAGCTATTACGCCATGCGCGGCATTCACAACACCAGAGGGCTGCACGTCGACTGTGTTCAGCTCATGGGCGGCACCTCCAATCACTTCACCGTGGAGGACAGCCAGAGCATCGCCGTCTCCTTTTCCAATCGCTTCAACGGCAACGCCTACATTCTGCCCGCGCCGCTGATGGTCAAGACCAAGCAGCTCAAGCAGCTCTTTTTACAGGAGCCGCTTTGCATGGAGGTTTTTCAAAAGTACAGCGATCTGTCCATCGCCCTGCTGGAGATCAGCCCCCTGCGCGCGCGGCTCTCCAGCGAACTTCGGGAGCCGTGGCTCTCCTATGCCGACTCTCTTCAGCTGGGTGATCTCGCCGCCGTGTCAAGTGTCTGCGGGCGCTATTTCGATCTTCAGGGCATGCCCTGCAATGCCGGTATCAACGACCGTGTCATTGCCATGGATCTGGATCTGCTCGAGAATGTGCCGATCACAGTGGGCACCGCTGCGGGGCTCGATATGCTGGAGCCCACGCTGAGTATCCTGCGAAGCGGCCTGATCAACGTACTTGTCGTGGATGAGGTTCTCGCCTGCGGGCTGGAGGAGACCAGCAAAAACGAGCGCTCCTGA
- a CDS encoding sugar ABC transporter ATP-binding protein, with translation MQQTILELREISKRFPGVQALNHAGLEIRKGEIHAVLGENGAGKSTLMKVILGMYQPDEGEIRWRGERTSFKNPHAALSRGICMIHQEISLVPSTTVAENIWIGREKDFTDFGVLNRRRMVKKARELLDRLEIHIDPRMRVQNLSVANMQLVEIARAISYEADLIIMDEPTSALTESEIQLLFKIMRTLTGQGVAIIFISHKLDEVLAVADRITVMRDGQYITTVEASSTTENDLIRWIAGRELKDLYPKEEAEIGPTVLEVRHLSRRGVFDDVSFEVHQGEILGFSGLMGAGRTEIMRALFGIDRCDSGEVLLHGKELRIRSPKQAIESGIGMLTEDRLRMGILRTLPVRANISMAYLDKLTNAVGFVNHRREARDCEQMVQRLNIKLASLKQIITSLSGGNQQKAIIGRWLLVDPKVLILDEPTRGIDVGSKSEIHRQISLLAQQGMAIIMISSELPEVMGMSDRILVVRGGKIVGEHLRGQFDQETIMKEAFGQTAREAVS, from the coding sequence ATGCAGCAGACCATTTTGGAACTTCGGGAGATCAGCAAACGGTTTCCCGGCGTTCAGGCTCTGAATCATGCAGGGCTCGAGATCAGAAAGGGTGAAATTCACGCCGTTCTCGGCGAGAACGGCGCGGGAAAATCCACCTTGATGAAAGTGATCCTGGGAATGTATCAGCCCGACGAGGGGGAGATCCGGTGGCGGGGAGAGCGGACCTCCTTTAAAAACCCGCATGCGGCGCTGTCGCGGGGCATCTGTATGATCCACCAGGAGATCAGCCTTGTCCCGTCGACGACCGTGGCGGAAAACATCTGGATCGGCCGGGAAAAGGACTTCACCGACTTCGGTGTGCTCAACCGCCGGCGCATGGTCAAAAAGGCGAGGGAACTCCTTGACCGGTTGGAAATACACATCGACCCCCGTATGAGAGTACAAAATCTAAGCGTTGCCAATATGCAGCTTGTGGAGATTGCGCGCGCGATCTCCTATGAGGCCGATCTCATCATCATGGATGAGCCGACCTCGGCTCTGACGGAGTCTGAGATTCAGCTTCTCTTTAAAATAATGAGAACTCTCACCGGGCAGGGAGTGGCAATCATTTTCATCTCCCACAAGCTCGATGAGGTGCTCGCCGTGGCCGACCGCATCACCGTCATGCGCGACGGGCAGTACATTACTACCGTTGAGGCCTCGTCGACAACGGAAAATGACCTCATCCGCTGGATTGCGGGACGTGAGCTCAAAGACCTCTATCCGAAAGAGGAGGCCGAGATCGGACCGACGGTTCTCGAAGTTCGGCATCTGAGCCGCCGCGGCGTCTTCGACGACGTGAGCTTTGAAGTACATCAGGGTGAGATTCTCGGTTTCAGCGGGCTGATGGGCGCGGGGCGAACGGAGATCATGCGCGCCCTGTTCGGCATAGACCGCTGTGACTCGGGTGAGGTGCTGCTGCACGGGAAAGAGCTTCGAATCCGCTCTCCCAAACAGGCCATTGAAAGTGGAATCGGCATGCTCACCGAGGACCGGCTGCGCATGGGGATTCTGCGCACGCTTCCCGTGCGCGCCAACATCTCCATGGCATATCTTGACAAACTCACCAATGCGGTTGGTTTTGTCAATCACCGCCGCGAGGCGCGCGACTGCGAACAGATGGTGCAACGGCTCAACATCAAGCTCGCGAGTCTCAAACAGATCATCACGAGTCTCTCGGGAGGCAACCAACAAAAGGCCATCATCGGCCGCTGGCTGCTGGTCGACCCGAAAGTTCTCATTCTCGATGAGCCGACGCGGGGAATCGACGTCGGCTCCAAGTCGGAGATCCACCGCCAGATCAGTCTTTTGGCCCAGCAGGGAATGGCCATTATCATGATTTCGTCGGAGCTGCCGGAGGTCATGGGGATGAGCGACCGCATTCTTGTGGTGCGCGGCGGAAAAATTGTGGGCGAGCATCTACGCGGCCAGTTTGATCAGGAGACCATCATGAAAGAGGCCTTTGGGCAGACCGCCCGCGAGGCCGTTTCCTAG
- a CDS encoding tRNA threonylcarbamoyladenosine dehydratase, with protein MFSRTELVLGREALERLSQSHVAVFGVGGVGGYVAEGLARAGVGELTLVDYDTVAESNRNRQLAALGSTVGRYKAEVLGERILDINPGAKVHTVLQFVGPENVASLLPAALDYAVDAIDTVSSKLLLIETAAARGIPILSSMGTGNKLDPTKFRITTIDKTSVCPLARVMRRELVRRGLGKTKVLFSTEQPTGRTVQQDGTRKATPGSVSWVPSCAGLMIAGAVVMELINKA; from the coding sequence ATGTTCTCCCGTACGGAACTGGTTCTCGGCCGCGAAGCGCTCGAGCGGCTCAGCCAAAGCCATGTCGCGGTGTTCGGCGTGGGCGGCGTCGGCGGCTATGTCGCCGAGGGGCTCGCGCGCGCGGGCGTCGGTGAGCTGACGCTCGTGGATTACGATACCGTCGCCGAGAGCAACCGAAACCGTCAGCTCGCCGCTCTTGGCAGCACTGTCGGCCGTTACAAGGCCGAGGTGCTCGGCGAGCGCATTCTCGACATCAACCCCGGTGCAAAGGTTCATACGGTTTTGCAGTTCGTGGGGCCTGAAAATGTCGCGTCCCTGCTCCCCGCCGCGCTCGACTACGCGGTGGATGCCATCGACACCGTCAGTTCAAAGCTGCTGCTCATCGAGACCGCCGCGGCGCGCGGCATCCCGATTCTCTCGAGCATGGGCACCGGCAACAAGCTCGACCCGACAAAATTTCGCATCACAACCATTGATAAGACATCCGTCTGCCCGCTTGCGCGGGTCATGCGCCGCGAGCTTGTGCGGCGGGGGCTCGGCAAGACGAAAGTCCTCTTCTCCACGGAGCAGCCGACCGGGCGCACTGTGCAGCAGGACGGCACGCGCAAGGCAACTCCCGGTTCGGTCTCCTGGGTGCCCTCCTGCGCGGGCCTGATGATCGCAGGCGCAGTCGTCATGGAGCTTATCAATAAAGCGTAA
- a CDS encoding sugar phosphate isomerase/epimerase family protein: protein MRLGMYSVEITRPSVEEVFSEAARLGFEEMQFDFGSVGTQQLPDEISPELTARIAAAARTSNIAITAVNGTFNMIHPDARIREAGVSRFEQIAKACSVLGCPLITLCTGSRDTQNMWRRHPGNDLPDAWSDLLHTTAELVEIAERYGVFLGVETEASNVVSSPQRARRFLDEMASPRLRIIMDPANLFHDGQARLENSYDILASAFDLLADDIIAAHGKDIREGPGISFTSAGRGIVDFDYFVGLLKSAGYRGGIIAHGIHEEWEFPGTVAYLKQVLSRANT, encoded by the coding sequence ATGAGACTTGGCATGTACTCCGTAGAAATCACAAGGCCGAGCGTGGAGGAGGTCTTCTCCGAGGCCGCCCGGCTCGGGTTTGAGGAAATGCAGTTCGATTTCGGCTCTGTCGGCACGCAGCAGCTGCCCGATGAAATCTCCCCCGAGCTCACCGCGCGAATCGCGGCGGCGGCTCGAACATCCAACATCGCCATCACCGCAGTCAACGGCACATTCAACATGATTCACCCGGACGCCCGTATAAGAGAGGCTGGCGTGTCGCGGTTTGAGCAAATAGCAAAGGCCTGCTCTGTCCTCGGCTGTCCGCTTATCACCCTGTGCACCGGAAGCCGCGATACGCAAAATATGTGGCGCCGCCATCCCGGAAACGATCTGCCCGATGCGTGGAGCGATCTGCTGCACACCACCGCAGAGCTCGTCGAAATCGCCGAGCGCTATGGCGTGTTTCTCGGTGTGGAAACCGAGGCCTCCAACGTCGTCTCTTCTCCGCAGCGGGCGCGGCGCTTTCTCGACGAGATGGCAAGTCCCCGGCTTCGCATCATCATGGATCCCGCCAATCTCTTTCACGACGGGCAGGCGCGCCTGGAAAACAGCTACGATATCCTCGCGAGCGCCTTTGATCTGCTCGCGGACGACATCATCGCCGCCCACGGCAAGGACATCCGCGAGGGACCGGGTATCTCGTTTACCTCGGCCGGGCGCGGCATCGTCGACTTTGACTACTTTGTCGGCCTGCTCAAAAGCGCGGGCTACCGCGGCGGCATCATCGCGCACGGCATCCACGAAGAGTGGGAGTTTCCCGGAACCGTCGCCTATTTGAAACAGGTACTCTCACGCGCCAATACATAA
- a CDS encoding sugar ABC transporter substrate-binding protein — MKRWISLLLAVCMLFSLAACSNGQEPTPPDGDQTQPGTTNPDDEPGTTGEPELVTDFTVGISLNNLDQYQTMMYETLVEEVEALGGKVTMFNADGSVEKQLADVESLITLAPDVIVVQSVDPDGSVPAVVSVKQAGIPVVVYQLQMNVKPDQYDAMVNVSDSGIRGKMQARWLKNWLDEHPGETLKIGYLLGAPNGGNVGYKGFAQELYEDEKYKDRVEEVINKNANWLMQEAVSIVEDWLVAHPEINVIAAENDEMAMAAVNVISSAGLDPSKYLTLGMNGDPQAQELILEGKMSMSAFNSKRIICRICAQTCQKLASGIRFDGDKFIDTIEAYMYPMDITNVQEIRDSGIAD; from the coding sequence ATGAAACGATGGATCTCTCTTCTCTTGGCAGTGTGTATGCTCTTCTCTCTGGCGGCCTGCAGCAATGGGCAGGAACCGACCCCGCCCGACGGCGATCAGACCCAGCCGGGCACAACCAACCCGGACGATGAGCCCGGAACGACGGGCGAGCCCGAGCTTGTGACCGACTTTACCGTCGGAATCTCTCTGAACAATCTGGACCAGTATCAGACGATGATGTATGAGACACTGGTAGAGGAAGTGGAGGCGCTGGGCGGTAAGGTCACCATGTTCAACGCCGACGGCTCCGTGGAAAAGCAGCTGGCGGATGTCGAGTCGCTCATCACGCTGGCGCCCGACGTCATCGTGGTACAGTCGGTCGACCCCGACGGCTCTGTGCCTGCGGTGGTGTCGGTCAAACAGGCGGGAATCCCCGTTGTGGTCTATCAGCTTCAAATGAATGTCAAGCCAGACCAGTATGATGCGATGGTCAATGTGTCGGATTCCGGCATCCGCGGAAAGATGCAGGCGCGCTGGCTCAAAAACTGGCTTGACGAGCACCCGGGCGAGACGCTCAAAATCGGCTACCTGCTCGGCGCGCCCAACGGCGGAAACGTCGGCTACAAGGGATTTGCCCAGGAGCTGTATGAGGACGAGAAATACAAGGACCGCGTGGAAGAGGTCATCAACAAAAATGCAAACTGGCTCATGCAGGAGGCAGTCAGCATCGTGGAGGACTGGCTGGTGGCTCACCCCGAGATCAACGTCATTGCGGCGGAAAACGACGAGATGGCGATGGCGGCCGTCAATGTCATCAGCTCGGCGGGACTCGACCCGTCCAAATATCTCACGCTCGGTATGAACGGCGACCCGCAGGCGCAGGAGCTGATTCTGGAGGGAAAAATGTCCATGTCGGCGTTCAACTCCAAGCGCATCATCTGCCGCATCTGCGCGCAGACCTGCCAGAAACTCGCCTCGGGCATTCGCTTTGACGGCGACAAATTTATCGACACCATCGAGGCCTACATGTACCCGATGGACATCACCAACGTACAGGAAATCCGCGACAGCGGCATCGCCGATTGA
- a CDS encoding ribulokinase: MKQPLYSIGIDFGTLTARGVLVDIKTGEQAAVSVFGYQDAVIDQYLPGTDVTIPAGCALQNPMDYRDALEGLLRDILHKSSVSPEQIVGIGIDFTSCTMLPLDSDLQPLCQQPDYRENYHSWPKLWKDHTAQKQADRITSLARERGEEFLSRYGGNCSSEWMFAKILETLENAPEVYEGAFRFVEAGDWIVYLLTGELKKSSGPAGFKAFWSPDHGYPSADFFKALDPRLEHVVAKKLGEQVYPLGTRAGGLTREMAELTGLCEGTSVAVANIDAHSSFPAIGATGDSTMLFNMGTSLCHIFTCPREALVPGISGVVRDGILPDCYGYEAGQAAVGDIYDWFVRNLVAQSTLQEVTSRNVNIFQLMDEKAGAIRPGESGLLALDWWNGNRSMLCNSDLSGMIVGLTLSTRPEEIYRALIEGTAFGSRRILSEFERDVSPVREIYACGGLSRKSRVVMQIFADVLGRRIHISGVQQTSAFGAAIYGAVAAGSGRGGYDTVSQASAAMAKPSAVCYQPNPRYAGIYDRLYREYEKLHDYFGTGASGVMKELRNINHIATKK, from the coding sequence ATGAAACAGCCGCTCTACTCCATTGGCATTGACTTTGGCACTCTGACGGCGCGCGGCGTTCTCGTGGATATCAAAACCGGCGAACAGGCGGCGGTCTCCGTCTTCGGCTACCAGGACGCGGTGATCGACCAGTATCTGCCGGGAACCGATGTGACCATCCCTGCGGGCTGCGCCCTTCAAAATCCCATGGACTACCGCGACGCGCTCGAGGGACTGCTGCGGGATATTCTCCACAAGTCCTCGGTCTCCCCCGAGCAGATCGTCGGCATCGGCATAGACTTTACCTCCTGCACCATGCTGCCTCTCGACTCCGATCTGCAGCCGCTCTGCCAGCAGCCGGACTACCGTGAGAACTACCACAGCTGGCCCAAGCTCTGGAAAGACCACACCGCACAAAAACAGGCCGACCGGATCACGTCTCTCGCCCGGGAGCGCGGGGAGGAGTTCCTCAGCCGCTATGGCGGGAACTGCTCAAGCGAATGGATGTTCGCCAAAATTCTCGAGACGCTGGAAAACGCCCCCGAGGTCTATGAGGGTGCCTTTCGGTTTGTCGAGGCCGGCGACTGGATCGTGTATCTTCTCACCGGAGAACTCAAAAAGAGCAGCGGCCCCGCCGGCTTCAAGGCCTTTTGGAGCCCTGACCACGGGTATCCCTCGGCGGACTTTTTCAAAGCGCTCGACCCCCGTCTGGAGCATGTCGTCGCAAAGAAGCTCGGCGAGCAGGTCTACCCTCTCGGAACGCGGGCGGGCGGTCTGACGCGCGAAATGGCGGAGCTCACCGGGCTGTGTGAGGGAACGAGCGTGGCCGTCGCCAACATCGACGCCCACAGCTCCTTTCCCGCCATCGGCGCCACGGGGGATTCGACCATGTTGTTCAACATGGGCACCTCGCTGTGCCACATATTCACCTGTCCGCGCGAAGCTCTTGTGCCGGGAATCAGCGGCGTGGTGCGCGACGGCATCCTGCCGGACTGCTATGGCTATGAGGCCGGTCAGGCCGCCGTCGGCGACATCTACGACTGGTTTGTTCGCAACCTGGTTGCGCAGAGCACCCTGCAGGAGGTCACGAGCCGCAACGTCAACATTTTTCAACTCATGGACGAGAAAGCCGGTGCCATCCGCCCGGGCGAGAGCGGACTTCTCGCTCTGGACTGGTGGAACGGCAACCGCTCGATGCTCTGTAACTCCGACCTGTCCGGCATGATCGTCGGCCTGACCCTCTCCACTAGGCCCGAGGAAATCTACCGCGCGCTGATCGAGGGTACCGCCTTTGGCTCGCGGCGCATTCTCAGCGAATTCGAGCGGGACGTCTCCCCCGTGCGCGAGATTTACGCCTGCGGCGGCCTCTCGCGCAAGAGCCGGGTTGTGATGCAGATCTTCGCAGATGTGCTCGGCCGGCGCATCCACATCTCGGGCGTACAGCAGACCTCCGCCTTTGGCGCGGCCATCTACGGCGCAGTTGCGGCGGGCAGCGGCCGCGGCGGCTATGATACCGTTTCGCAGGCGAGCGCGGCCATGGCAAAGCCCTCTGCCGTCTGCTATCAGCCGAACCCGCGGTATGCGGGCATCTACGACCGCCTCTACCGCGAGTATGAAAAACTGCACGACTACTTTGGCACGGGCGCAAGCGGCGTCATGAAAGAGCTGCGCAACATCAACCACATTGCAACCAAAAAATAA
- a CDS encoding alpha/beta hydrolase — translation MALITTHFYSQVLGLTCTMEVILPEPDQGIGVGASVWDGKSDLPVLYLLHGMSDDHTIWLRRTSLDRYVAGRRLAVVMPAVHRSCYSDQALGYDYLTFLAQEVPEVASRFFRISRRREDTFAAGLSMGGYGAMKLGLTYPERYAAVASMSGVLDMWEHSKDRPYLQLIGDQAAEEKLRLENPEAYRNLVDFKLNFGSLDRFRGSDNDLLSLLERRVKSGCELPKLDISIGIQDYLYPTNVTFRHKLDELHVPYRYHEEPGVHEWAVWDRAVTRVLDWLPVEREIPTGNGGDREARRQREEEK, via the coding sequence TTGGCACTCATCACGACACACTTTTACTCACAGGTTCTGGGGCTCACCTGCACCATGGAGGTCATACTCCCCGAACCCGACCAGGGAATCGGCGTGGGGGCTTCCGTCTGGGACGGGAAGAGTGACCTGCCCGTGCTCTACCTGCTGCACGGCATGTCGGACGACCACACCATCTGGCTGCGCCGCACCTCTCTGGACCGCTACGTTGCCGGCCGCAGGCTGGCTGTGGTGATGCCTGCGGTTCACCGCAGCTGCTACTCCGACCAGGCGCTCGGTTATGACTATCTCACCTTTCTCGCGCAGGAGGTCCCCGAGGTGGCAAGCCGCTTTTTCCGCATCTCCCGCCGGCGGGAGGACACGTTTGCCGCCGGGCTGTCAATGGGCGGTTACGGCGCGATGAAACTCGGTCTCACCTATCCCGAACGCTACGCCGCCGTGGCCAGCATGTCGGGGGTTCTCGACATGTGGGAACACAGCAAAGACCGCCCCTATTTACAGCTTATCGGCGATCAGGCCGCCGAGGAAAAGCTGCGCCTGGAAAACCCCGAGGCCTATCGAAATCTTGTTGATTTCAAGCTGAACTTCGGTTCTCTCGACCGATTCCGCGGCTCTGACAACGATCTGCTCTCGCTTCTTGAGCGCCGCGTAAAGTCCGGCTGCGAGCTTCCGAAGCTGGATATTTCCATTGGTATACAGGACTATCTCTACCCGACAAATGTGACCTTTCGCCATAAGCTCGACGAGCTGCATGTGCCCTACCGCTATCATGAGGAGCCGGGCGTTCATGAGTGGGCAGTGTGGGACCGGGCTGTCACACGCGTACTCGACTGGCTTCCCGTCGAGCGCGAAATTCCCACCGGAAACGGCGGCGACCGTGAAGCGCGGCGCCAGAGGGAGGAAGAGAAATGA
- a CDS encoding TSUP family transporter, translating to MPEKTGQNQPDVAHAPAKSLAVGAVTGVVNGMFGGGGGLVLVPLLKKVLKLPIKVAHASAIGITIMMSLMTLGVYLTGGVVTLGDAIWFMVGGAVGGFFGAKFLKKIPKKLLKKGFALFLLYSAVRMMFFG from the coding sequence ATGCCAGAGAAGACCGGCCAAAATCAGCCCGATGTGGCGCACGCGCCGGCAAAGAGTCTGGCCGTCGGCGCGGTCACCGGCGTTGTCAACGGCATGTTCGGCGGAGGCGGGGGGCTCGTTCTCGTGCCGCTGCTCAAAAAGGTTCTCAAGCTGCCCATCAAGGTCGCCCACGCCTCGGCCATCGGCATCACCATCATGATGAGCCTGATGACGCTCGGCGTCTACCTCACCGGCGGTGTCGTGACGCTCGGCGATGCGATCTGGTTCATGGTCGGCGGCGCAGTCGGCGGCTTTTTCGGCGCAAAATTTCTCAAGAAAATTCCCAAGAAGCTGCTCAAAAAGGGCTTTGCCTTATTTTTGCTGTATTCGGCAGTGAGGATGATGTTTTTTGGATAA